TATATTCCATTTTTAGACATATATAGATTTATATCTATTTCTTCATAAATTCTACTTAAACAAAGATAAGAACATAAGATATAGGAGTGTATATTTAACATTTTTTATAAGACAAAAAATAGCATCAAAACAACTACCTACACATCTTAAAACGGTAACAATATATGACAAAACTACGGATTTTTAAATATAATCAAACGAAATCTAATATTTATCAAGTATTCTATAACCTTCTTCAGGTTTAACATGTGATACAACAATTGGTGCAGGTTTCCCTGAGTTGGGATCACCTTTGATTTCCTCCACTTCTCGCACTGTAATCATTACTCCAGGTCCAGTCTTTTCCTGATAGATTTTTTTAACACCTTCCGCAATTTCATCTACCGATGCCCCTATATGACGAAGCTCCTCATCAATAACTAGTAAGATTTCAATTTCATCAATTTTCTTTTGCACCACCTGATATCGTTTTACTTTAAACGTTTTGAGATCATGAAGAACTGGCTCAATAAAACAGAATGCACCTGGCGGGAACACTTTCCCACTCGGTAGTACAATGTTCGCTTTCATACGCCCTTCAACCGGCTTTTTAAAGATAGGATTTCGTAGTCTACAACTACAGTAATCTCGATCGCCAAGCGTAACCCAATCCTCCATCCCAGTATATCGGACTATCGGAGTACCCCTCCCCCACAGTCGCGTGAGCACGATGCGCCCTCGTTCACCAGGAGATATTAAATTCATCTCGGAATCAACTGCTTCAACGTGAAAAAAATCAGAGTGAATATGCCAACTTTTCTCCTTACATTCAAATGCAATACAAGCCTGCGCTTCAACCGATGGGTAGATATTTAACATGGGACAACCAAAAGCATCCTCAACGTACCGTCTTGTATACTCATCGAGGATATCGCCACCAACCTGAAGCAGAGCGGGCTGTACATTTTCTCCAAAACCTTTCCTCTTTAAAAATGCCAAATATTGAAACAACGCAGGGTACGAAATGATTAAATCAGGTTTGAACACATTCAATCTATTCATAATACTTGCAACAGGCTCGTTAACATCTATATTCAGAATGTTTTCCAATGAGTAAAAATGCTGTAACTCTGGCAGGAAATGCTGTTCAACAACGCTATCAATACGATAACGATTAAAATTCCCGATATGAGCAAGGCGTATCTTCCTCAGATTTAAATGAAAATACTGCATCTGTACAAGAATTGGTCCTATTGAACGAAGCATGGTTGGAAAATCAGTATAAATAGAGACCGGTTTCCCCGATGTTCCTCCCGTACACACGACATAGCTTTTTGCCCTATTATAATGCACTGGAACAATACCATCGGGAAAATTATCTATCAAGTCTTGTTTTGAAATAAAAGGAATTTTTTTAATATCATTTATTCCTCTTATGTCACTTGGGTGTATGCCTGCTTTTTTGTATTTTTTATGGTATAGTGGTACATCATATGCATATTTTATTATTCTTCGTAAAGCCTTATCTCGATACCGCTCAAGTTGTTTTGGACTTAATCTTTCCATCCTTTTTGGATCTAGTATATAATTCTTTAGAAATGATAATGATATGAGAGGATTAAACAGTTGATTCATACGATCTCAACATTGTTTTAGCAGATGTTAACATTTTATGTATTTTATTATTTTTTAAAAATTTCGTCTCTGTTCTCCTCAACAACAGGATAACCGTCGCCCTTCTGTACATCTATAGGAATTCTATCATGGACGAATACAGGAAGCATATTTTGGATTCTAACTAACATAGTTGTTAAAACTGGAAACTGGATTATTTTCTTTCCTCTTTTGATACCTTTTATAATTATCTCTGCTGCTTTTTCTGCTGATATAGAACCTGGTCTATAATAATTTTCTAGCATTGGGGTTTCAACAGAACCTGGCTTTATTGTTACAATGTTTATATTATATTTTTTCTTAGCCTCAGCCCTTAAACTCTCCATAAACCAACTCAGTGCTGCCTTGCTAGCACCATATGCACCCCAACCTGCTACTCCTCTTCTATCTGGTAAAGTAGATACAGCTGCAATGATACCTGATTTTTGGTGTTTCATGATAGGAAATAGGGATTCTATAAAGTAAACATTACCTAAAAAATTGATCTCCATAGAATCCTTAATTATGGTGCTATCCAGGGTTTCGATAGGATTGGGTGTCAAAACACCTGCAGTTAATAGGGCAACATCTATTCTGCCAAATTTTTTATGAGTAAACTTAACAGCTTCTTCCACATCTTTTTTGTTTTTTATATCACATTTTTTGTAAATACATTCAGTTTTATCGATGCTTATTTCTTCAGATAATTTTTTAAGTCTTTCTTCTCTTCTAGCGAAAAGTGCAAGATTACATCCTTCTTTAGATAACTGTCTTGCTATTTCTCCACCCATGCCACCTGTGGCTCCTGATATCAAGACGACTTTCCCTTTGAAATCCATTTAATCACCAATCTCTTATGTTCTAAAAGATTATATATCTCATATTTTAATTGCCTATAGTAATTTTTTATGCCATCAAATAAAGTTATATCTGGAGTAGTCATCTAATACTTAATTAAATAATTTATGATTAGATTAATAAGTTATAATAATCCAACCAAATAATAATATTAATCTAGAAGAAATAAATATACAGTGAGTTTATTGTAAACTTTAAATACATTAAAAGAGTAATAAAATGAACAAAGCAGATAATTTGGATGAAAAACTATTAGTTGGCTTTTTTCCCCTCTTCTTTAATCTAGCTGAAACTGGCCGTGCCATACTTGTTGCTCGTCGTTACATGGAATTAGGTGGAAGAGCAATATTCTTCAGCCATGGTGGACGGTATGAATACTTAGTTAAGGACCTCGGATGCGATATCATCAGAGTCAACCCTCTTTATACTGAGGAATCAGTTAGGAGATTTGAGAGCATTTTCCGAGGGGAACAAAAAGGGAGGACACCTTATACAAAAACATTTTTACGAGAAGCCGTTAAAAACGAAATCGCTGCGTTCAAAAAAACAGGGGTTAAAATGATAGTTTCATTCGCTAACCCTCAATGCTCTATTTCTACTAGGGCACTAAAGATACCTCATGTGGTTGTAACACCAGGTCTAGGATCATTTC
The sequence above is a segment of the Candidatus Thermoplasmatota archaeon genome. Coding sequences within it:
- a CDS encoding SDR family NAD(P)-dependent oxidoreductase, whose translation is MDFKGKVVLISGATGGMGGEIARQLSKEGCNLALFARREERLKKLSEEISIDKTECIYKKCDIKNKKDVEEAVKFTHKKFGRIDVALLTAGVLTPNPIETLDSTIIKDSMEINFLGNVYFIESLFPIMKHQKSGIIAAVSTLPDRRGVAGWGAYGASKAALSWFMESLRAEAKKKYNINIVTIKPGSVETPMLENYYRPGSISAEKAAEIIIKGIKRGKKIIQFPVLTTMLVRIQNMLPVFVHDRIPIDVQKGDGYPVVEENRDEIFKK